The genomic interval AAGTTCCACCTCCGTGGGCCTGAAGTATCTGGGGTCGATCTCGACCAGGACCTTCCCGGTGGAGGGGTCGAATCCGGCTTCGTCCACTCCGGTCCCACGCCACTCTATGGGTATCCCGACTTCCTTGAAGGCCAGTTCCACAAATTCACGGACCGAGTGTGTTTCACCTGTTGCTATTACGAAGTCATCCGGGGTTTCCTGCTGTAGCATGAGCCACATGGCCTCGACGTAGTCTCTGGCGTGGCCCCAGTCCCTTTTGGCGTCCATATTGCCAAGGTAGAGTTTGTCCTGAAGGCCCAGGGATATCCGGGAAACCGCCCTGGTTATCTTTCTGGTGACGAAGGTCTCTCCCCGAAGGGGCGATTCGTGGTTGAACAGTATGCCGTTACATCCGTAGATGCCGTATGCCTCCCGGTAGTTGACCGTTATCCAGTAGCCGTAAAGCTTGGCGGCGGCGTAGGGGCTTCTTGGATAAAAGGGTGTGGTCTCCCTCTGGGGGATTTCCTGGACCTTGCCGTAGAGCTCGCTGGTGGAGGCCTGGTAGAAGCGTGTCGTCTTCTCCAGCCCCAGTATGCGGATGGCCTCCAGGATACGAAGGACTCCCAGCCCGTCGCCGTTGGCTGTGTATTCCGGCGTCTCGAAGGATACTTTGACGTGGCTCTGGGCAGCCAGGTTGTATATCTCGTCCGGCTTTATCTCCTGAAGCAGACGGACTATGTTGGACGAATCGGTCAGGTCTCCGTAGTGGAGGATAAGGCCTCTTTTTTCGTCGTGGGGATCTCTGAACAGGTGGTCTATTCTACCGGTGTTGAACAGGGAGGACCTCCTCTTCATTCCGTGGACCTCGTAGCCTTTGTCCAGTAGAAATTTAGACAGATACGCTCCGTCCTGACCGGTTATTCCGGTTATAAGGGCTTTTTTCATGACGACTCAACCTCTTTTCGTTTTCTGACTTCGAGATACAGGCCCTCCATCTCCTCCACCATATCGGAAAGAGAAAAGTTTCTTCTAATTTCCGAAAAAACGGCTTTACCGTCCAGCGAGGCTCCGAGAGCCTCGCTCCAGCGTTCTTTATTCAAGGAGACCATTGCATTCGGGGGCAAGTTCTCTTTGAAGGCTGGAAGATCCGACGCTATAAGGGGAACTCCCATGGTCAGAGCGGTCAAAAGGACCAGCCCCGCTCCCTCGCTTCTGGATGGAAAAAGACAGCAATCGCACCGGGCCATCAGGTCGACCACGTCATCCCTGTATCCCAGAAAGTTTATCCTATCGCCCGATCGAGCCGAAGTTGTCCTCTCTTTAAGCTGGACCTCCAGAGGGCCCTCTCCGGCTACGTCCAAGATCCAGTCGTCTCGATCCGTCATGGAGAGAAGGACGTCTATCAAAAAGTCTATCCCTTTTACACTGGTCAGGCGACCGATGAAGAGAAAACGAAAGGGCCCCTTATCATCGTGAGGAGCCCATCGAACGCCCGGGTCGACTATGCCGTTTTTTATGACCGTCGAACGCCGGGGAAGCCAATCTATCTGGTGATCCTTTACCGCCTGAGATACGCAGATGGCGCCGTCGGCGTGACGATATGGGATCAGGCCGGCGTTCAGCGAGTATATGGCGTGACAGGTCACGACGAAGGGAATCCCGGACAGAACGGAGGTCCACCAGGCCACCCAGGCGGGGACCCGGGAGTGAGCGTGGAGGATATCCCATTTCCTGGATCGGGCCATAATAGCCAGTCTCAACGCACAGACGCCCCCGGTGAAGGGCTCTTTTACGTGTATGGGAAGCTTTATATGGGTGACTCCGGGATGGAGTTCCGACGTCATCCGTCCACCGCCGGACACCACCGTCACATGGTGCCCCGACCTTGCCTGTTCCGAGGCCAGGTCCACCACGTGACGCTCCACCCCTCCGACGTCCAGCCCCGGCAGGAGGTGGACTATCCTCATTTCCAGTTCTCCAATATCCAGTCGGCGGCTCGACGGGCCTCGTTGAACTCCGGAGCCTTGTCGACAGGTCGGTTCAGCATAGGACGCCAGGCCATGACGTCCGAGGGCATCTCGGTTAAAAGCCCTCTTTTCACGAAACTCTCTATCATTTCATCGAACCTGGGGGTTCCCCATAAAAACCTCTCCGGCAGGATTTTCCATTTTATGAGACGTACCGTAAGCTTCTGGGCGAACCGTCTCCATCCCGGCTGTCTTCCCACCCTCAGGAGGTATACCTTGGATCCCGAGGTAGCCGCCTCGGATATCATGGACACGGAGTCCTCGGTACAGAATACCCTGTCACAGGTTCCGAGTATTCCCGGGACGGGATTTTCGTCGCTCTTCGAGGCGAGAAGGAGCATGGACACCCTATCGTTGTCCTTGCAGATTTCCCTTATGCGTTTTTCCGTCTCCAAAGAGGTGCGTCTGGATGTGGTGATGTAGAGAGACAGCCCTCTTTCCTCGGCAATGCGAAGCAATACCCCTACGGTCATGTCCGCCCAGGTGGCGTCGAGCCGGTAGTTCTGGTCGTCTCCACCGACAAGGATGCCCCATTTTTCCTCGGATCCGGGATTATCTCTCAGGAGTTTCTCCGCCGATCTCTCCAGATCCTCCGGGCTGACGAAGTTCGGAGCTCCCAGGGTTTCAATGGCGGAGCCTGCACATATTCCGTCGTGGCTCGGGACCACGCCGTAGTCGAAGGGCTCGACCCCTATGACCGAGGGGGTCATAACCACGCAGGATCTTCCCCCCATGACCCTTGAAAGGGCAAGGCAGAATGGAGCGGCGGAGCTGCCGGTGGAGATCACCAGGCTGTCCGAACCGGACAGGCCCCTCTCGTCCAGGGCCTTGCGGTAGCCCTCCAAAAGATCCAGCCCTTTTTCTCCGGTCCAGTGAAGCCATCGTCTCGTTCCGAGTCTGTCCAGTTTGGGAAGCCTTCGACCCAAAAGTTTGAGCAGAAAAGCCCTCCTGCCCCCTCCGTATTTCGGCACATCCATCTTTACGATATCGGCACCGGTATCCTTCGATATCCATCTTGCTATGCCCTCGCTCTGGTGCAGGTGACCTCTTATTCCGTCCGAGAGGATCAACACAAGCGAAGGGCCGTCGGATCTGTCAGTTTTCATCTGTCCATACCCCCAGTTCTGACGTAAGTCTGTCTCTCAACTCCATCAAGGGTATGTTATGTCTTTCCGATATGTCTTTCAAGTCGTCGTATTCGATGGTTCTCTTCACTATCCTGTCTCCCCAGTAGGCTTTTTTCAGCCTGACCGGCCCGAGGGACGTGAGCTCCATCGTTTCATCCCTTCTCAGGGTGTATCTGTTCTCCCTGCGGCATCTAAGCCCTATGGTGGAGGTGTTTTTCAATATGATCTCGGCACACCGTCTTTCCAGTTCAAGAGAGCACACGCAGGTTATTCTGGTTCCAGGACGCTGTTTTTTCATCATGATAGATGTCAGGAAAACGTCCCAGGCTCCGGCATCGAAGAGCTTTTCCATGGCGGAGGCGAAGTCCTGGGGGTTCATATCGTCCACGTTGGCCTCCAGAACGACGGCTTCCCCGGGAATCCAGGGAAGTTTTTCTTTTTCGTCCTCTTCCTCTTGCAGCAGGGTTATCCTCAGGGCGTTGGGAAGCTCGGTGTCCTTGTCCCCCAGGCCGTAGCCTGTGGCGACTATGCGGCCGTTTGGAAGAGATCCGTAGGATTCCACCGAGGTCTTCAGTATGAGGGCTCCTGTGGGGGTGGTTCTCTCCAGGGGGTCCCCCTGAGAGATAACCGGTATTCCCTCGAGAAGCCTGGCGGTGGCGGGAGCAGGAACGGGCAGAACCCCGTGGGCGCACTTCACCGTTCCGGAACCGACGTTGACCGGCGACGAGACTACCCGATCCGCCCCGGCCATATGCAACGCCATAAAGGATCCTACTACATCCACTATGGAGTCCACCGCTCCGACCTCGTGAAAATGTATGGACTCGAGATCGACGCCATGAACCGAGGCCTCCGCCTGAGCCAGCATCCGGAAGGCCCGTTCGGACCTGTTCTTGACGTTTTCCGGCAGGGAGGATCTTTCCAGTATGGACAGTATGTCCGACAGATGTCTGTGACGGTGGCCGTGGTCATGACCGTCATGATGATCGCCGGAACGAACCTCTACCTTGAAATCGGTGCCGGAGATTCCCCGTCTAAGACCTTTTTCGATGGAAAAGCCGTAGTCGTCCAGGTCCAGCCCCTTCATGGCCGAGATGAACTCACCTTGAGAGAAGAGCCCCAGGTCGATCATGGCTCCTATGAACATATCCCCCGCTATGCCAGCGAAGGGCTCCAGATAAAGGGTTCTCATGAAATCTCCTTTTCTAATTCTTTCCTAGCCCACAGAAGATCCAAATCGGTGTCTATGCCGGGGGCGTGCCTTCCCCGTGCCACAGGGACCATTATGTCGTAACCGTGTTCGATCGCCCTGAGCTGTTCCAGAGACTCGCTCTCCGATAGAGGGGTGGCATCCAGGGAAATGTACCGATCCAGAAAAGTCCTTTTGTAACCGTATATTCCCAGGTGTCCGTAGACTGTGGCGCCGGGAACTCTTCTGTATGGGATGGGAGACCGGCTGAAGTAGAGGGCTCTGTCCGCCTGGTCCACCACCACCTTGACCCTGTTGGGGTTGTCTATCTCCTCCTCCGCCAGGGGGTATCTGAGGGATACCATAGGGATCTCCGGGTTTTCGAAGAGACAGAGGGCCACCTGATCCACCAGGGCGGGATCCATGAAGGGTTCGTCTCCCTGGACGTTGACGACTCCGTCGCAGGAAACGCCCTTTATGGCCTCGGCCACCCGGCAGGTGCCGTTGGGATGGTCCGGAGAGGTCATGACCGCCTCTCCGCCGAAGGAGCGGACCGCCTGGGCGATCCGCTCGTCGTCGGTGGCGACCATGACCCGGCTTATCCGACCGGCGGACATGGCCCTCTCGTAGACGTGCTGTATGACCGGCTTGCCTCCCAGGTCACAAAGGGGCTTGCCGGGCAGACGGGAGGAGCCGTAACGGGCCGGTATTACCGCCACTATCTCCATGTTACGACCGAGAGAGGCGGTATTCCCCCGCCTTGGCTCTCATCCTGGCGGGATCTATGGGACGGACGTTCTCGACGATCCACTCTCTCATGGCCTTTCCTTCCTCTGTCTCCTGCTTGTAGCTCATGAAGTCAAGTTTAATGCCCAGCTCGTCGGCGACCTTTAGGGCCATGACCGGCCAGATCTCGCCTATGTCGCCTATCACGGGAATGCTTCCCTCGTGGCGGGCGAAGGCGGACATCTCCATCCTGAAGGGTATGCCGGAGATCTTGGTCTTGGGAAGCCCCTTGTCTATGGCCTCCTGGATCCTGGCGTTCTCCCTCTGCTGGTCCTGGGCCTTTCTGAGGTTTTCGTCCAGGTCTATACGGATGAGGGTCTTTTCCCTGAGATGATAGGTATGGAGTCCCTTCCACCAAGCCCATATGCCGTGACCGGTGTAGTTCTCGAAGGGACCGTCGTGTAGTTCCTGGGAGAGGGCTATGGCCGACTCTATTATTATGTCGGCATCCTCCAGCATCCCGGCCAGTCTCATGCTGCGGTTGGATATGGGGATGCTGTCTCCTATGGCGAGACCGATGTTGCCCCCTCCAACCATCTGGGGGATGCTGACTATCACGGGAAGCCCCTTCTCGGCTCCTATGCCTATCATGGTCTTGCGGTCCGCCCCCCATCCGGCGACGGTCTCGAAGGGGAGGCCGTAGGTTCTGGCTATCTCCAGTATTTCCGAGGCCAAGGTCTCGTTCCAGAGCCCCATTGGGTAGGCCATGTTGCCAGCCGCCTTGACCACGTCGTGACCTTCCACCTCGTCTTCCTTAGCCAGAAGATCCTCGTCCAACACCATTTCCCTACGAAGGGCTTCTCTCTCCTCGTCGGTCATCCTGGTGAACTCGAAGACGTTGCCTCTGGGCATCTTCTCCTCCGGCAGGCCGAGCTGAGAGGCGTCGCACATCTTTACCCTGTCCAGGGAACCGGCCATCTCGTGGCCTATCACGGCGGAACTTGTGGTGACTCCGTCTATTATGCCCTTGTCCATGAGCTCGGCTATAAGGGTGGTGACTCCCTCGTGGATGTTGGGTCCGCTGCCGGAGGCCACGACTATGTTACCGCCCTTTTTCTTGACCTCCACCATCTTCGCCACAGCGTCGTCTACCGCCTTTTTGGATCGGTCGTCCAGGTTGGCGTAAAATCCGTCTATAAGCTCTCTGTTTATCGTCATGATCGATTCCCTCCCGATGTAGGTTATTTTAGTTTAGATATGGAGCCACTATCTCCCAGGAACGGTCTGCCGCCGATTCGAGACCTTGAAAATAGTCTCGACAATCGGCCTCGACCTTTTTTCTACGTCTGCCGTCCAGATCTCTCAGAAACGCCGTTGCCATGGTATCCTCGTCGGATATCATGGTACATATCCCCATCTTTACCATGCTATCAGTTGCCTCCACGAAGTCCTCGTAGTGAGGTCCCTGGCAGAAGGGCACCCCGAAAAGGGCGGCCTCCATTATGTTCTGTCCGCCTCTGGGAGCTATGCTGCCCCCAACGAAGGCACAGTCCGCAACGGAGTAGAGGCCGAAGAGCACCCCTATGACGTCCACCACCAGGGTGCGCCATCCCGGTTCGATGCGGCTGTATAGGCTGACCGGCCCCAAATCCGACGCCGATCGGGCAATGCGGCGGGATCTCTCGGGATGTCTCGGCACGATTACGAGCCTGGCGTCGGGATAGCGGTTCAGCACCTTCCGGAAGGCTTTAATAACTATTTCGTCCTCGCCGGTGTGGGTGCTTCCGGCCAGGACGATCGGGCCTCCGTCTCCCAAGGTCGCGAGAATTTCGTCTTTGTCCAGTTCGGCCTTTCTCTCCATCAGGGCGTCGGCCTTGCAGTCTCCGGTTATCTCTATTTTTTCCTCTTCCACCCCCAGATCGATCAGTTTTTCCATGTCCGACCGGGATCTAACCATCATTCCGGTGTAGCAGGAGAGGACCTCCCTCCAGAAGGACCTGAAACGCCTCATGGACAGATAGGTTTTGTCGGAGAATCTGCCGTTGACCATAAAGGCAGGCACGTTCCGACGGCTCATCTCCCAGAGCATCCCCGGCCAGATCTCCGTCTCCACCGTTACGTAGACCTTTGGACGAAGCGCATTCAGGGCCCTGTTCAACAGGACTGGGCTGTCCCAGGGATAGGAGATCACCCTGTCGGGAACATCTTGGAGCAACCGTCCCGCCATCTCCCTTCCGGTCGGGGTTATGGTGGACAGTATCACCGGACGCTTTTCCAGGGCTACCTTGGCCCTTCTAAGAAACGGGGCCGCCGACTGAACCTCCCCCACCGACACCGCATGGACCCAGAGGGGCCTGCCTCTTTTCCTGAGCTGGGACATAAGCGAGGGGTCGTATATTCCCCGTCTCTCCTTCAGGCCGACTCCGGCGTATTTACGTTCCAGCCAGGGAGATGCCAGGGCGAAGCCGAGAGCGGCGGCTCCCCTATACAGTTGCAGCGACAGGGACATGTCAGGAGAGCCCGGCCTGAAGAAGCTCGTGAAGGTGAACCATGCCCACCGGACGATCTTCCTCGGTTATTATGAGAACCGAGACCTCGACGTCCTGCATTATACGTACGGCCTCCACCGCCAGATGGTCCGGCCCTATTGTCCTGGGCCCCACGGTCATGACGTCCGAGATGTTCTCCTCCAGGGCGGAGACTCCCTGTCTCTCTATGAGCCTTCTCAGGTCTCCGTCGGTGAAGACACCCACCAGGGTCCCCTGGTCGTCCACGACGGTGGTGGCTCCGTAGTTCTTGCTGGTTATCTCGAAGAGGGCCTCCTTGACCGCCACGTCGGCCTTGACCACCGGCAGCTTGGGACCGGATCCCATGACGTCTGATACCTTGAGCAACAGCTGACGGCCCAAGGCTCCGGCCGGATGGAAAAGCGCAAAGTCCTCCTTACGGAGGCATCTCATCTCCGTCACGACACCGGCCAGGGCGTCTCCTATGGCCAGCTGGACCGTGGTGCTGCTGGTTGGGGCCAGGTTGAGAGGATCTGCCTCCCTTTCCACCGAGGCGTTCAAGACCACGTCGGCACCCTTGGCCAGAGGCGATTCGAGGCTACCGGTTAGGGCTATGACCGGAGCTCCCAGCCGTCTGAAAAAGGGGATGAGCTTGACCACCTCCGAGGTGGTACCGCTGTGGCTTATGAGAAAGGCCACGTCCTCCCGACGAACCATTCCCAGGTCCCCGTGGGCCGCCTCGGCGGCGTGGAGGAAAAAAGAGGGTGTGCCGAGGGACGCCAGGGTCGCGGCGATCTTTCTGCCGATGTGCCCAGATTTTCCAAGACCGGAGATGACCAGCCTTCCCCGACATCCCTGCACGATTCGGGCCGCCTTGGCAAGCTCGGGGCCCATCCTGGAGGCCGCTTTTTTTATCTCCTCCGCCTCCTCCAGAAGGACCTGCCGCCCTATCTCGACCAGTTTCTCGTCGTCGAAAACGGGACAATCCCTCTCGCTGGGAAGGCTCATCATTTTCCATCGCCCTCCCAGTCCAAGGAAAATACACCCAGGTCGGCCTTGACCAGGTCGTCCAGGGCCTTTATGCCGGTAAGGATGTCCTTAAGCCTGTCCAGGGGAACCATGTTGGGACCGTCGCTGAGCGCCTCGTCGGGGTTAGGATGGACCTCCAGAAAGAGGGCGTCTATCCCCAGCCCCACAGCGGCTCTAGCCAGAGCGGGAACGAAACGGCGATCGCCGCCGGAGGTGTCACCTCTGCCACCGGGCATCTGAACGCTGTGGGTGGCGTCGAAAACGACGGGACACCCCATAGACCTCATTATGGGAAGCGATCTCATGTCAACCACGAGCTGGCCGTATCCCATGGTGGTTCCCCTCTCGCAGAGCATTACCTTATCGTTTCCCGCCTCGTTGCACTTGCTGACCACCGCCTTCATGTCGTAGGGGGACATGAACTGTCCCTTCTTGACATTGAGGGTTTTCCCAGTTTTAGAGGCTGCCACCAGTAGATCGGTCTGACGACAGAGGAAGGCCGGAATCTGAAGAATGTCTGCCACCTCCGCCACAGGGGCGGCCTGCCAGGGCTCGTGTATATCCGTTATGACCGGTACTTCCAGGGTTTCCTTTATCTCCGAGAGCCAACGAAGGCCCTTTTCGAGTCCCGGACCTCTGTAGCTGTGTATGGAGGTCCTGTTGGCCTTGTCGTAGGAGGCCTTGAATATGTAGTTCAAGCCCAAGTCTACGCAGATCTCCTTTATCCTCTTTCCGGTCTCCATGGACAGTTCAAGACTCTCCAGTGAGCACGGACCGGCTATGACGGCCAAAGGGCCGCCTCCTATTCTAACTTTGCCGATCTCTATCTCGGTAACCATTGGATCTCTCCTCTCCTCTATTCTCCAGTGATTCCTTTAGTCTGGAGTAAACCTCGCAACGGACGGACCAGCCCAACACACGGGAGCAGTAGCGAACGACGCTGTCCAGAGCACCGGAGGCTCCAAGCCTTTTTCTACCGGCCTCCGCCATGGTGCGGGCCAGGGTTTCGTCCGACAGAACCAGGAGGACGGCCTCCGCCAGTCTATCCGGATCCGGCGACACGAGCCATTCGGCCTCTCCAAGCAGTTTTTGCTGGACCAACTTTCCCTTTTCCAATATGGAGACGACCGGAACTCCCAACCCGGCACAGACCTGATTCGCCGTTCCACCCAGTCCAAGCAGGACCTGAGCTCCTGCAGCGACCTCCGCCACAGGTCCTCGGTGAACGTGGACCTCCACCGAGTTCGGACCTTTCAGAGTCCGGCCTTCCAGGGTCCAGCCCGGACATCCCAGAGCCATTTTACGAAGATCAAGGGTCGGAGCCAGAACCGCCACGAAACGACAGTCCCTCCGGGCCGCGACTATGACCACAGACTTCAAAAGCAGTCGAACGTCCTCGTAGGCCCTGTTGCGGCTTCCCGGAAGTATGAGAACCCTGTCGCCCTCGGAGGGCCAGGAGAAGTCGCCCTCTTCATTATCCCCTATAAGGTCCATTATTGGATTGCCCTGGAAACGAGCGGACACGCCGGCTTTGGAAAGATCCTCGGCGGTCTCCTCGTCTCTGGTCCAGACGGTCCTGGCCCGTCCTCTAAGAAGGGCCCTCTCCGCCATCCAGTGGCCGTGAAGGTAGTTGGTCTTGGCCGTGGCTATCAAAAGGGGAGACTGTCCCTGTCCCCAAAGGGTATGAAGCAGCAGATAGACGTCTCCGACGCACAGGGGGGTACGTATGCAGCCGCTCCTCTTCCTCCAGGCCTTAAGCTGTCTTCTGATATGGCCGAACAGTCCGGAGCGGACGTCGGCAAGCAGATCGGCGATACGGTATTTTATGACTCCTCCCGTCGGGGTCACAGAAGGGGACGAACCGACCTTTATTCCCCTCTGCAGATATTGCTCTCCCTTTCCTACCAGGGGAAAGCCTGTAACCTCCGCCACAGGAAACGCTTCCTTTACCTTTCGGGCCAGAAGGGAGGCCATGGCGTCCTCGCCGTATCCGTTGGAGGCCACCACTACCTTCGGTCTGAGTCCGTCGGTCACGGCCCTCCAGAAGCGTTCTTCGTCCTCCACCTCGGTCTCCAGGAAGGGAACCATGAGGGGAAAGGGGGGCTTCCATCCTCTAGGTAGGTTGTAGACGTCCTTTTCCGTACAGGCCACCCCGGAGGCTCCCGACGACAGATAGGTCTTTTCGATCCTCTCCAGGTCTTCCGAGGTATATCTGTGATGGTCTTTGAAACGGATTTCCTCTAGGACCTCCACTTCCTGACCGGACAGGGTGGATAGAAAGCTTCCAGGGTTACCTATGGCGGAAAAGGCGACCATGGACCTACCCGACGGTTTTTGGACCTCCTCGAACCCAGCCCCGTTCCAGAGACACCAGCGTTCTATCCTCAAAGAGGATCTGAAGATCTTTCGTTTAGGGACCACCCGACACAGCCGGTCGTAGAGCCTTTGAACCGCCTCGGGAGAGGCCTGGTCCACCTTTGTCATGACCACTATGTGGGCCCGTCTCAGGCTTTCCACCGGCTCCCTGAGTATGCCTCCCGGGACCAGCCTGCCGTTGCCGAAAGGACAGGCTGCGTCGACCAGAACGACGTCCAGATCCCGTCCCAGCTTTCTGTGCTGAAAGCCGTCGTCAGCCACCACGATCTGAACCCCTCTTTTGCCCAGGGCCCTGATGTCTCCGAATCGATCCCTGGACACAGCCACGAAGATCTCCGGAAGCCTGTTGGACAACAGAAGAGGCTCGTCTCCTACCCGATTTCTGTCGGCTTTGCCCCCTCTGAAAACGTGGGGGCCCTCGGTGCTTCCTCCGTATCCTCGACTGACTATTCCTGGTCTGAGCCCTCTTTTCGAGAGTCCTCTGGTGATCATCTCGACGAAGGGAGTTTTGTTCGTCCCTCCGAGGGTTACGTTGCCCACGCTTATAACAGGAAGAGGCGGTTCCTTGGAGGGGGATATTCCCCTATCGAAGGCCCAGTTTCTCGACCTGACGAAGAGAGAGGCCAGCCATCCCAATGGAGCCAGGCACATCCAGGGAGAAAGTTTTTTCTCTCCCTTGGCGTGGGCCAGATAGCTTTTGAAAAGCACCATCACCGCCGCTCTCCGTGCTGTATGGCATAGAGCCTGCTGTAGGGTCCGTCGGAGCTGGAGAGTTCCGAATGGGTTCCATCCTCCACGATCACCCCGTCCTTCAGGAACAATATCCTGTCGGCCCCCCTTATGGTGGAGAGTCTGTGGGCTATTACGAAGGAGGTCCGCCCCTCCATGGCCCTGTCCATAGCCTTCTGAATGGCCTGTTCCACCTGGGCGTCGAGGGAGGAGGTGGCCTCGTCCATTATGAGTATCCTCGGGTCTCTCACTATGGCCCTGGCTATGGCGACCCTCTGTCTCTGTCCTCCGCTCAGGGTGACTCCCCTCTCGCCGATCTCCGAGTCGT from Dethiosulfovibrio russensis carries:
- the gmd gene encoding GDP-mannose 4,6-dehydratase, with the translated sequence MKKALITGITGQDGAYLSKFLLDKGYEVHGMKRRSSLFNTGRIDHLFRDPHDEKRGLILHYGDLTDSSNIVRLLQEIKPDEIYNLAAQSHVKVSFETPEYTANGDGLGVLRILEAIRILGLEKTTRFYQASTSELYGKVQEIPQRETTPFYPRSPYAAAKLYGYWITVNYREAYGIYGCNGILFNHESPLRGETFVTRKITRAVSRISLGLQDKLYLGNMDAKRDWGHARDYVEAMWLMLQQETPDDFVIATGETHSVREFVELAFKEVGIPIEWRGTGVDEAGFDPSTGKVLVEIDPRYFRPTEVELLLGDPTKAKELLGWERRVTFPELVKEMVSHDLDLFKKDILCRDAGYQVCPSIEDLS
- a CDS encoding glycosyltransferase family 4 protein; translation: MRIVHLLPGLDVGGVERHVVDLASEQARSGHHVTVVSGGGRMTSELHPGVTHIKLPIHVKEPFTGGVCALRLAIMARSRKWDILHAHSRVPAWVAWWTSVLSGIPFVVTCHAIYSLNAGLIPYRHADGAICVSQAVKDHQIDWLPRRSTVIKNGIVDPGVRWAPHDDKGPFRFLFIGRLTSVKGIDFLIDVLLSMTDRDDWILDVAGEGPLEVQLKERTTSARSGDRINFLGYRDDVVDLMARCDCCLFPSRSEGAGLVLLTALTMGVPLIASDLPAFKENLPPNAMVSLNKERWSEALGASLDGKAVFSEIRRNFSLSDMVEEMEGLYLEVRKRKEVESS
- a CDS encoding mitochondrial fission ELM1 family protein, which encodes MKTDRSDGPSLVLILSDGIRGHLHQSEGIARWISKDTGADIVKMDVPKYGGGRRAFLLKLLGRRLPKLDRLGTRRWLHWTGEKGLDLLEGYRKALDERGLSGSDSLVISTGSSAAPFCLALSRVMGGRSCVVMTPSVIGVEPFDYGVVPSHDGICAGSAIETLGAPNFVSPEDLERSAEKLLRDNPGSEEKWGILVGGDDQNYRLDATWADMTVGVLLRIAEERGLSLYITTSRRTSLETEKRIREICKDNDRVSMLLLASKSDENPVPGILGTCDRVFCTEDSVSMISEAATSGSKVYLLRVGRQPGWRRFAQKLTVRLIKWKILPERFLWGTPRFDEMIESFVKRGLLTEMPSDVMAWRPMLNRPVDKAPEFNEARRAADWILENWK
- the larC gene encoding nickel pincer cofactor biosynthesis protein LarC, giving the protein MRTLYLEPFAGIAGDMFIGAMIDLGLFSQGEFISAMKGLDLDDYGFSIEKGLRRGISGTDFKVEVRSGDHHDGHDHGHRHRHLSDILSILERSSLPENVKNRSERAFRMLAQAEASVHGVDLESIHFHEVGAVDSIVDVVGSFMALHMAGADRVVSSPVNVGSGTVKCAHGVLPVPAPATARLLEGIPVISQGDPLERTTPTGALILKTSVESYGSLPNGRIVATGYGLGDKDTELPNALRITLLQEEEDEKEKLPWIPGEAVVLEANVDDMNPQDFASAMEKLFDAGAWDVFLTSIMMKKQRPGTRITCVCSLELERRCAEIILKNTSTIGLRCRRENRYTLRRDETMELTSLGPVRLKKAYWGDRIVKRTIEYDDLKDISERHNIPLMELRDRLTSELGVWTDEN
- the kdsB gene encoding 3-deoxy-manno-octulosonate cytidylyltransferase, whose product is MEIVAVIPARYGSSRLPGKPLCDLGGKPVIQHVYERAMSAGRISRVMVATDDERIAQAVRSFGGEAVMTSPDHPNGTCRVAEAIKGVSCDGVVNVQGDEPFMDPALVDQVALCLFENPEIPMVSLRYPLAEEEIDNPNRVKVVVDQADRALYFSRSPIPYRRVPGATVYGHLGIYGYKRTFLDRYISLDATPLSESESLEQLRAIEHGYDIMVPVARGRHAPGIDTDLDLLWARKELEKEIS
- a CDS encoding 3-deoxy-D-manno-octulosonic acid transferase — encoded protein: MSLSLQLYRGAAALGFALASPWLERKYAGVGLKERRGIYDPSLMSQLRKRGRPLWVHAVSVGEVQSAAPFLRRAKVALEKRPVILSTITPTGREMAGRLLQDVPDRVISYPWDSPVLLNRALNALRPKVYVTVETEIWPGMLWEMSRRNVPAFMVNGRFSDKTYLSMRRFRSFWREVLSCYTGMMVRSRSDMEKLIDLGVEEEKIEITGDCKADALMERKAELDKDEILATLGDGGPIVLAGSTHTGEDEIVIKAFRKVLNRYPDARLVIVPRHPERSRRIARSASDLGPVSLYSRIEPGWRTLVVDVIGVLFGLYSVADCAFVGGSIAPRGGQNIMEAALFGVPFCQGPHYEDFVEATDSMVKMGICTMISDEDTMATAFLRDLDGRRRKKVEADCRDYFQGLESAADRSWEIVAPYLN
- a CDS encoding KpsF/GutQ family sugar-phosphate isomerase; amino-acid sequence: MMSLPSERDCPVFDDEKLVEIGRQVLLEEAEEIKKAASRMGPELAKAARIVQGCRGRLVISGLGKSGHIGRKIAATLASLGTPSFFLHAAEAAHGDLGMVRREDVAFLISHSGTTSEVVKLIPFFRRLGAPVIALTGSLESPLAKGADVVLNASVEREADPLNLAPTSSTTVQLAIGDALAGVVTEMRCLRKEDFALFHPAGALGRQLLLKVSDVMGSGPKLPVVKADVAVKEALFEITSKNYGATTVVDDQGTLVGVFTDGDLRRLIERQGVSALEENISDVMTVGPRTIGPDHLAVEAVRIMQDVEVSVLIITEEDRPVGMVHLHELLQAGLS
- the kdsA gene encoding 3-deoxy-8-phosphooctulonate synthase, whose protein sequence is MVTEIEIGKVRIGGGPLAVIAGPCSLESLELSMETGKRIKEICVDLGLNYIFKASYDKANRTSIHSYRGPGLEKGLRWLSEIKETLEVPVITDIHEPWQAAPVAEVADILQIPAFLCRQTDLLVAASKTGKTLNVKKGQFMSPYDMKAVVSKCNEAGNDKVMLCERGTTMGYGQLVVDMRSLPIMRSMGCPVVFDATHSVQMPGGRGDTSGGDRRFVPALARAAVGLGIDALFLEVHPNPDEALSDGPNMVPLDRLKDILTGIKALDDLVKADLGVFSLDWEGDGK